A genomic stretch from Chroogloeocystis siderophila 5.2 s.c.1 includes:
- a CDS encoding DUF3102 domain-containing protein gives MNDLPGNQRSQGEFDYTQLNPENRLLIQQHTQELKERLQRTAQDIWEIGQKLAEVRSRLKHGQFDNWLKAEFGWSRRTAYNFINVYETFNERAKFAHFNIATSALYLLASPSTPQDIKDQFIEVAQTGQKVTHKDIRKALEHRNQPQSKPVVQEETQAETLEIVAKPQVVSIMPPGVEPATKKLKDTPVSQQLSYWYLLGRKHLLFYGNTRSPQFINRLPPSIPLALGLTDGEWQHDWLLDKASAVLILQLAAVDVKLVQRLITMFSQPGDSIIFPILPSGEIIAAVHNLQRLVYTGDSNTAALQQAIAESGLKAERVNIL, from the coding sequence ATGAATGACCTTCCAGGAAACCAGCGTTCTCAGGGTGAATTTGATTATACGCAGTTGAATCCAGAAAATCGCCTCCTTATCCAGCAACATACGCAAGAACTCAAAGAAAGACTGCAAAGAACAGCCCAAGATATTTGGGAAATCGGACAAAAATTAGCTGAAGTCCGTTCAAGACTCAAACATGGACAATTTGATAATTGGTTGAAAGCTGAATTTGGATGGAGCCGCCGTACGGCTTACAATTTTATCAACGTTTATGAAACTTTTAACGAGCGTGCAAAATTTGCACACTTTAATATCGCGACGTCAGCGCTTTATCTATTAGCCTCGCCCTCGACACCTCAGGATATCAAAGATCAGTTTATTGAAGTAGCCCAAACAGGGCAAAAAGTCACACACAAAGATATCCGCAAAGCACTCGAACACCGCAATCAGCCACAATCAAAGCCTGTTGTTCAAGAAGAAACACAAGCGGAAACACTAGAAATTGTTGCTAAACCGCAAGTTGTCTCGATTATGCCACCAGGGGTCGAACCGGCAACTAAAAAGCTAAAAGACACCCCTGTATCTCAACAACTGTCATACTGGTATTTGCTGGGTAGAAAGCATTTATTATTTTATGGAAATACGCGATCGCCGCAATTTATCAATCGACTTCCGCCCTCGATTCCCTTAGCGTTGGGGTTAACGGATGGAGAATGGCAGCACGATTGGTTACTCGATAAAGCTAGTGCTGTACTCATCTTACAGCTAGCAGCAGTAGACGTTAAGTTGGTACAACGACTGATTACGATGTTCTCGCAACCTGGAGACTCAATTATTTTTCCGATTTTACCGAGTGGGGAAATCATTGCGGCTGTCCACAATTTACAACGGCTTGTCTATACCGGAGATAGCAATACCGCCGCGCTACAGCAGGCGATCGCTGAATCAGGTTTAAAGGCAGAAAGAGTCAATATTTTGTAG
- a CDS encoding nucleotide sugar dehydrogenase: protein MYFLKELKGQLASKQATIGVIGLGYVGLPLLVAFAEKGFSVIGFDIDQNKIHQIEQGRSYIKHIPGEQLQNKLISATSDMSRLKEPDVIIICVPTPLSIHREPDLSYVTQTAYEIAHYLRMGQLVVLQSTTYPGTTEEVVLPILAGTGLVVGEEFALAYSPEREDPANADYSIFNVPKVIGGVTPTCLDLAQTLYNQIITQTVSVSSTRTAEASKILENIYRSVNIALVNELKILFHKMDIDVWEVIEAAKTKPFGFQAFYPGPGWGGHCIPIDPFYLTWKAREYDLSLRFIELAGEVNTLMPSYVVSRLVSALNNCGKPLKNSEVLILGVAYKKNVDDQRESPALKIIQLLQQQGANVSYHDPYAPTCTNHRHFPEINLQSTALTKENLATFDAVIIATDHDDVDYKLIADYSSLIIDTRNVLATKGLRTANTVSA, encoded by the coding sequence ATGTACTTCTTAAAAGAACTCAAAGGGCAACTTGCCAGTAAACAAGCAACAATCGGTGTGATTGGCTTGGGCTATGTTGGTTTACCGCTACTCGTAGCTTTTGCGGAAAAAGGTTTTTCTGTGATTGGCTTTGATATTGACCAAAATAAAATTCATCAAATCGAGCAAGGTCGCTCCTATATTAAACACATTCCAGGGGAACAGCTACAAAATAAGCTGATTTCCGCTACAAGTGATATGAGTCGGTTAAAAGAACCCGATGTCATCATCATTTGTGTTCCGACACCATTAAGTATTCATCGCGAACCGGATTTGAGTTATGTCACTCAAACAGCCTACGAAATCGCACATTATCTAAGAATGGGACAACTCGTTGTATTGCAAAGTACAACCTATCCTGGAACAACCGAAGAAGTCGTATTACCAATTCTGGCGGGAACTGGCTTAGTTGTTGGTGAAGAATTTGCTTTAGCGTATTCACCTGAACGCGAAGATCCTGCTAATGCTGACTACTCAATATTTAATGTGCCAAAAGTGATTGGTGGAGTAACCCCAACGTGTCTCGATTTAGCACAAACGTTGTATAACCAGATTATTACGCAAACTGTATCCGTTTCTTCAACTCGCACCGCTGAAGCGAGTAAAATTTTAGAGAATATTTACCGCTCAGTGAATATTGCACTCGTTAATGAGTTAAAAATTCTCTTTCATAAAATGGACATCGATGTGTGGGAAGTCATCGAAGCCGCAAAAACTAAGCCTTTTGGATTTCAAGCATTTTATCCAGGTCCTGGTTGGGGCGGACATTGTATTCCTATAGATCCGTTTTACTTAACATGGAAAGCCCGCGAGTATGACCTTTCTTTACGCTTTATTGAACTAGCTGGTGAAGTCAATACTTTAATGCCAAGCTATGTTGTCAGCCGTTTAGTGTCTGCACTGAATAATTGTGGAAAACCATTAAAAAATTCTGAAGTTTTGATTTTAGGCGTCGCTTATAAGAAAAATGTAGACGATCAACGCGAAAGCCCCGCGCTAAAAATCATTCAGCTACTGCAACAACAAGGCGCAAACGTGTCTTATCACGATCCTTATGCACCAACGTGTACAAATCATCGACATTTTCCAGAAATTAATTTACAATCCACAGCATTAACAAAAGAAAATTTAGCAACATTTGATGCGGTTATTATTGCTACAGATCATGATGATGTAGATTACAAACTAATTGCTGACTACTCATCTTTAATTATTGATACGAGAAACGTTTTGGCAACAAAAGGCTTGAGAACTGCTAACACTGTAAGTGCATAA